One Mycobacterium sp. SMC-4 DNA window includes the following coding sequences:
- a CDS encoding phosphatidylserine decarboxylase, with product MARRPDLTTGPARLAALVRSAIPPMHPEGLPFVGASLAVALAGRRRPWVRRTALTAAAANAAFFRHPPRTPPVRPGVVVAPADGLICVVDEHSPPAELGMDPTPVPRISIFLSVLDAHVQRAPIGGEVVSVVHRPGLFGSADLEAASLDNERNSVVIRTPDGATVVAVQIAGLIARRIVCDVHAGDKLAIGDTYGLIRYGSRLDTYLPAGSNILITNGQRTLAGETVLAELP from the coding sequence ATGGCCAGACGCCCCGACCTCACCACAGGCCCCGCGCGGTTGGCGGCCCTGGTTCGCTCCGCGATACCCCCGATGCACCCCGAAGGACTGCCGTTCGTCGGCGCCAGCCTCGCAGTGGCGCTGGCCGGGCGACGACGCCCTTGGGTCCGCCGCACCGCGCTGACCGCCGCGGCCGCCAACGCCGCATTCTTCCGTCATCCGCCCCGCACCCCACCGGTGCGACCCGGTGTCGTGGTGGCGCCCGCCGACGGATTGATCTGCGTGGTCGACGAGCACAGCCCCCCTGCCGAGTTGGGTATGGACCCCACGCCGGTGCCTCGCATCAGCATCTTCCTGTCGGTGCTGGATGCCCACGTGCAGCGGGCGCCGATCGGTGGCGAGGTGGTCTCGGTGGTACACCGGCCCGGGTTGTTCGGCTCGGCTGACCTGGAGGCCGCCAGCCTGGACAACGAACGCAACAGCGTGGTGATCCGCACCCCGGACGGTGCCACCGTCGTCGCGGTGCAGATCGCCGGCTTGATCGCGCGGCGCATCGTGTGCGATGTCCACGCCGGTGACAAGCTGGCCATCGGCGACACCTACGGTCTGATCCGGTACGGCTCGCGGCTGGACACCTACCTGCCCGCGGGCTCGAACATCCTGATCACCAACGGCCAGCGCACCCTTGCCGGTGAGACCGTGCTGGCCGAGCTGCCATGA
- a CDS encoding phosphatidylcholine/phosphatidylserine synthase, producing the protein MIRPRKPRLPTPVVSAKILPSAMTVVAICLGLSAVKFALDNRPTEAMAFLAAAAILDALDGRTARALNATSRMGEEIDSLADAVNFGVAPAFIVYGTLLSTSRIGWIVVLLYAVCIVLRLARYNAMLDIDQPEYASKYFVGMPAPAGAIGAIGPLAAKMQFGEGWWTSEPAVVIWMIGISLLVVSTLPMRKIHTFAVPSHMVAPLLALLAIAVAAAILYGYLVILVIIVAYVIHIPFAIRTRRFLAQHPEVWGDKPREQRAARRAIRRAQPHRRSMARLGLRRPPRG; encoded by the coding sequence ATGATCCGACCACGCAAGCCGCGCCTGCCCACCCCGGTGGTCAGCGCCAAAATCCTGCCCAGCGCGATGACCGTGGTGGCGATCTGTCTGGGCCTGTCGGCGGTCAAGTTCGCACTGGACAACCGGCCCACCGAGGCGATGGCGTTCCTGGCGGCCGCGGCGATCCTCGACGCCCTCGACGGCCGCACCGCACGCGCGCTCAACGCCACCTCGCGGATGGGCGAAGAGATCGACTCACTGGCCGACGCGGTGAACTTCGGTGTGGCGCCGGCGTTCATCGTCTACGGCACGCTGCTATCGACCTCACGGATCGGCTGGATCGTGGTGCTGCTCTACGCGGTGTGCATCGTGTTGCGGCTGGCCCGGTACAACGCGATGCTCGACATCGACCAGCCGGAGTATGCATCGAAATACTTCGTCGGGATGCCCGCCCCGGCGGGTGCGATCGGCGCAATCGGGCCGCTGGCGGCCAAGATGCAGTTCGGTGAGGGCTGGTGGACCTCCGAGCCTGCCGTGGTGATCTGGATGATCGGCATCTCGCTGCTGGTGGTCTCCACGCTGCCGATGCGCAAGATCCACACCTTCGCGGTGCCCTCGCACATGGTGGCGCCGCTGCTGGCACTGCTGGCGATCGCGGTGGCCGCCGCGATCCTCTACGGCTACCTGGTGATCCTGGTCATCATCGTCGCCTACGTCATCCACATCCCCTTCGCGATCCGGACCCGCCGGTTCCTGGCCCAGCATCCCGAGGTGTGGGGTGACAAGCCGCGCGAACAGCGGGCGGCCCGGCGGGCGATCCGACGGGCCCAGCCGCACCGCCGGTCGATGGCGCGGCTCGGGCTGCGCAGGCCGCCGAGGGGGTGA
- a CDS encoding SDR family NAD(P)-dependent oxidoreductase → MTPKWTAADVPDQSGRVAVITGSNTGIGYETAAVLAAHGARVVLAVRDLAKGRSAAERITRATPDAQVSVQELDLSSLDSVRRAAAELGETHPRIDLLINNGGVMYPPKQVTRDGFELQFGTNHLGHFALTGLLLEHLLPVAGSRVVSVASIAHNIRAGIHFEDLQWERSYNRVAAYGQSKLANLMFSYELARRLAAKGAPTIAVAAHPGISNTELMRHIPGTSLPGADKLVGLFTNSPAVGALATLRAATDPGVQGGQYYGPSGFRELIGHPVLVQSSKQSHDVATQQRLWAVSEELTGVTYGI, encoded by the coding sequence ATGACCCCTAAATGGACTGCCGCCGACGTCCCCGACCAGTCCGGCCGGGTGGCCGTGATCACCGGCTCGAACACCGGAATCGGTTACGAGACCGCGGCCGTCCTCGCCGCGCACGGCGCCCGGGTGGTGCTCGCGGTGCGCGATCTGGCCAAGGGTCGCAGCGCGGCCGAGCGGATCACCCGCGCCACCCCGGATGCGCAGGTCAGCGTGCAGGAACTCGACCTGTCCTCGCTGGACAGCGTGCGCCGGGCCGCGGCCGAACTCGGCGAAACACACCCGCGCATCGACCTGCTGATCAACAACGGCGGCGTGATGTACCCACCCAAGCAGGTCACCCGGGACGGGTTCGAGCTGCAGTTCGGCACCAACCACCTCGGCCACTTCGCGTTGACCGGGCTGCTGCTCGAGCATCTACTGCCCGTCGCGGGTTCTCGCGTGGTCAGCGTCGCGAGCATCGCCCACAACATCCGGGCCGGCATCCACTTCGAGGACCTGCAGTGGGAGCGCAGCTACAACCGCGTCGCCGCCTACGGGCAATCCAAGCTGGCCAACCTGATGTTCAGCTACGAGCTGGCGCGCCGACTGGCCGCCAAAGGCGCGCCGACGATCGCGGTCGCCGCGCATCCCGGGATCTCCAACACCGAGCTGATGCGCCACATCCCCGGCACCAGCCTGCCCGGCGCCGACAAGCTCGTCGGCCTTTTCACCAACAGTCCTGCCGTCGGTGCGCTGGCCACGCTGCGCGCCGCCACCGACCCTGGCGTGCAAGGCGGGCAGTACTACGGTCCGTCGGGATTCCGCGAGCTCATCGGTCACCCCGTCCTCGTGCAATCCAGCAAGCAGTCCCACGACGTCGCGACCCAGCAGCGGCTGTGGGCGGTGTCGGAGGAACTCACCGGCGTCACCTACGGCATCTGA
- the glp gene encoding gephyrin-like molybdotransferase Glp → MRSVDEHRQVVARLIKPRPPVDIPLSGALGLVLAQDVVAGLALPAFDNSAMDGYAVLAEDVADAGADHPVRLPVAEDIPAGRTDIPALTPGTAHRIMTGAPLPGGATAVIPVEATDAATDVVTIRAGARRGQHIRRAGEDVTAGTTVLRAGQMLTPAALGLAAALGLAELTVRPRLRVLVVSTGTELVSAGTPLQPGQIYESNGVMLAAAVRDAGAEVVAAPMTGDDVTAFTTAVRDAGDADVVLTTGGVSAGAYEVVKDAWSDQVEFVKVAMQPGMPQGAGVVDGTAVITLPGNPVSALVSFEVFVRPALRAAMGLADAERPRRSAVLAEDLTSPKGKRQFRRGVLDGDSVTSYGPPASHHLRWLASANCLLELDEDTTQAAAGSRVQVWDLR, encoded by the coding sequence ATGCGGTCCGTCGACGAGCACCGGCAGGTGGTGGCCAGGCTGATCAAGCCCCGCCCGCCGGTCGACATCCCGCTGTCCGGCGCGCTGGGCCTGGTGCTGGCTCAGGATGTGGTCGCCGGGCTCGCGCTGCCCGCGTTCGACAACTCGGCGATGGACGGTTACGCAGTGCTGGCCGAGGACGTCGCCGACGCCGGCGCCGACCATCCGGTGCGATTGCCGGTGGCCGAAGACATCCCGGCCGGCCGTACCGACATCCCCGCACTGACGCCGGGTACCGCACACCGGATCATGACCGGCGCGCCGTTGCCGGGCGGGGCGACCGCGGTGATCCCGGTGGAGGCGACCGACGCGGCGACCGACGTCGTCACCATCCGCGCCGGCGCCCGACGCGGCCAGCACATCCGACGCGCCGGTGAGGACGTCACCGCCGGCACCACGGTGCTGCGGGCCGGTCAGATGCTCACTCCGGCCGCGCTCGGGCTGGCCGCCGCACTGGGACTCGCCGAGCTCACCGTGCGGCCGCGGCTGCGGGTGCTGGTGGTCTCGACCGGCACCGAACTGGTCAGCGCGGGAACCCCGCTGCAACCGGGCCAGATCTATGAATCCAACGGGGTGATGCTGGCCGCCGCGGTCCGCGACGCCGGCGCCGAGGTGGTGGCCGCCCCGATGACCGGGGACGACGTCACCGCGTTCACCACCGCGGTACGCGACGCGGGGGACGCCGATGTCGTGCTGACCACCGGCGGGGTCAGCGCCGGCGCCTACGAGGTGGTCAAGGATGCGTGGTCGGACCAGGTCGAGTTCGTCAAAGTGGCGATGCAACCCGGCATGCCGCAGGGCGCCGGTGTGGTCGACGGCACCGCGGTGATCACGCTGCCGGGAAACCCGGTCAGCGCTCTGGTGTCCTTCGAGGTGTTCGTGCGGCCCGCGCTGCGCGCGGCGATGGGCCTGGCCGACGCCGAACGGCCGCGCCGCAGCGCCGTGCTCGCCGAAGACCTCACCTCACCGAAAGGCAAACGCCAGTTCCGGCGCGGCGTGCTCGACGGCGACTCGGTGACCAGCTACGGCCCGCCGGCCTCGCACCATCTGCGGTGGCTGGCGTCGGCGAACTGTCTGCTCGAGCTCGACGAGGACACCACCCAAGCGGCTGCCGGATCACGAGTCCAGGTGTGGGACCTGCGGTGA
- a CDS encoding TIGR03621 family F420-dependent LLM class oxidoreductase — protein MRFGVTTALPRTGADARAFAQHVEAAGLDVLTFADHLMPTVAPFSGSAAAAALTSRLHVGTLVLNNDFRHPVETARETAGVATLSDGRFELGIGAGHMKSEYDAAGLRFDDGRVRVSRLVESVPIIRALLDGAAVDMEGEHYRVRAGAGELVAPPPQRVPILVGGNGTRVLQLAGQVADIAGFAGISHNRDATRVTLSHFDGRGLADRIAVVQAAAGERFDQIELNALIQAVVVTTDRRRTAAELAATLGADADTLLDSPFLLLGTHEQMAEQLCARQRDFGLSYWTVFDELPGRESALPAIGEVVALLR, from the coding sequence ATGAGATTCGGCGTGACCACCGCGCTGCCGCGCACCGGCGCGGATGCGCGCGCGTTCGCCCAGCACGTCGAAGCGGCCGGTCTCGACGTGCTCACCTTCGCCGACCATCTGATGCCCACGGTGGCGCCGTTCAGCGGATCGGCCGCCGCGGCCGCACTCACCTCGCGGTTACACGTCGGAACGCTGGTGCTCAACAACGACTTCCGGCACCCGGTCGAGACTGCCCGCGAGACAGCGGGTGTGGCAACACTTTCCGACGGCCGCTTCGAACTCGGCATCGGCGCGGGGCACATGAAATCCGAATACGATGCCGCCGGTCTGCGATTTGACGACGGACGGGTACGGGTGTCCAGACTGGTCGAGTCGGTCCCGATCATCCGAGCTCTGCTCGACGGTGCGGCAGTCGATATGGAGGGCGAGCACTACCGCGTGCGCGCCGGTGCCGGTGAATTGGTGGCGCCGCCGCCGCAGCGCGTCCCGATCCTCGTCGGCGGTAACGGCACCCGCGTGCTGCAGCTCGCCGGTCAGGTCGCCGACATCGCCGGATTCGCCGGCATCTCGCACAACCGCGACGCCACCCGGGTGACGCTCAGTCATTTCGATGGCAGGGGTCTGGCCGACCGCATCGCTGTCGTGCAGGCTGCGGCGGGGGAGCGGTTCGACCAGATCGAACTCAACGCGCTGATTCAGGCCGTCGTGGTCACCACCGACCGGCGTCGCACCGCCGCCGAACTGGCCGCGACGCTGGGTGCCGACGCCGACACCCTGCTGGACTCACCGTTCCTGCTGCTCGGCACGCATGAGCAGATGGCCGAGCAACTCTGCGCGCGGCAGCGCGACTTCGGCCTCAGCTACTGGACGGTGTTCGATGAACTGCCCGGCCGCGAGTCGGCGTTGCCCGCGATCGGCGAGGTCGTCGCGCTGCTGCGATGA
- a CDS encoding PH domain-containing protein: protein MDLVEPAHPPSSNAPLVWAIGAAIPWSVAILGQLVWFALESAGSPRLWLHALVAVATVLGIVVNVVIAPLWRYRVHRWDLDATAVYTRTGWLVQERRIAPISRVQTVDTYRGPLDRLFGLANVTVTTASSAGAVRIVALDKNVADWLVARLTDIAALGGEDAT, encoded by the coding sequence ATGGACCTGGTCGAACCTGCGCATCCGCCAAGCAGCAATGCCCCGCTGGTCTGGGCGATCGGCGCCGCGATCCCGTGGTCGGTGGCGATCCTGGGCCAGCTGGTGTGGTTCGCGTTGGAAAGCGCAGGCAGCCCGCGGCTGTGGCTGCATGCCCTGGTGGCCGTCGCGACCGTGCTGGGCATCGTGGTCAACGTGGTGATTGCACCGCTGTGGCGTTATCGCGTGCATCGCTGGGATCTGGACGCCACCGCGGTCTATACCCGGACGGGGTGGTTGGTGCAGGAGCGCAGGATCGCGCCGATCTCGCGGGTGCAGACCGTCGACACCTACCGCGGGCCGCTGGATCGGCTGTTCGGCCTGGCCAACGTGACCGTCACGACGGCGTCCTCGGCGGGGGCGGTGCGCATCGTGGCGTTGGACAAGAACGTCGCCGACTGGCTGGTGGCCCGCCTGACCGACATCGCAGCACTGGGCGGCGAGGACGCCACGTGA
- a CDS encoding cupin domain-containing protein, translating to MSLVVPPPYPPPRYTADEPEVSAWLKRADEPPDHDAFGHVQYHYLAGQQDTDGDYGLYRVQIAPRGGGPGPHFHRGMSEAFYVLSGTLSLYDGTAWVDGHAGDFLYVPPGGVHGFRNAADESVSILILFAPGAPREYYFEGLAQLSELTDDERREWFVAHDNHWVE from the coding sequence GTGTCCCTTGTCGTCCCGCCGCCGTATCCACCGCCGCGCTACACCGCCGACGAACCCGAAGTCAGCGCGTGGCTCAAACGCGCTGACGAGCCGCCGGACCACGACGCGTTCGGCCACGTCCAGTACCACTATCTGGCCGGCCAACAGGACACCGACGGCGACTACGGCCTGTACCGCGTGCAGATCGCGCCGCGCGGAGGCGGGCCCGGACCGCACTTCCACCGCGGTATGTCGGAAGCTTTCTATGTGCTGTCGGGCACTCTGTCGCTCTACGACGGCACCGCCTGGGTCGACGGGCACGCCGGGGACTTCCTCTACGTCCCACCCGGCGGCGTGCACGGTTTCCGCAACGCAGCCGACGAGTCCGTCTCGATCTTGATCCTGTTCGCCCCCGGCGCGCCGCGCGAGTACTACTTCGAGGGATTGGCGCAGCTGAGTGAGCTGACCGATGACGAGCGTCGGGAGTGGTTCGTCGCCCACGACAACCATTGGGTCGAGTAG
- a CDS encoding PH domain-containing protein has product MLLVHPVHEVLRQIPVLIGSFVLGSATGNPAWAILAVVLIVAFGLARWFTTAYRIGGDDVQLRSGVLQRTVVSLPRNRIRSVSTDARLLHRMLGLTVVTVSTGQQASTETAFALDAVPAAEVPHLRAILLAESLGPAAVYTQGQVLARWQPSWLRYSALTFGGLITIGAAAGVLSQTGVLGALDDSPWEQAGAGLLNSFGVAAVVAAVVVALVLASVALSVAQSLLSYANLELRRDADILHLSHGLVRVRERTFDMRRLRGGTLREPLLVRLFGGARLDAVMTGVAGVGEASQLLPPCPRQTASTVLRGLIGEPQIVDGPLRPHGPAAVRRRWIRAMALPVVAAVALAVTASLTAVPVWAWVIVGLLVIAGAALAADRARALGHRVDNGWLAARAGSLGRRRDCVAGAGIVAWTVRQTWPQRRVGVATLVAATAAGVKRYEVVDVPADQAWAIAAAVSPWVGASSWARD; this is encoded by the coding sequence ATGCTGTTGGTGCACCCGGTGCACGAGGTGCTGCGCCAGATCCCGGTCCTGATCGGCTCGTTCGTGCTCGGTTCGGCGACCGGCAACCCGGCCTGGGCAATTCTGGCTGTGGTTCTGATCGTCGCCTTCGGATTGGCCCGGTGGTTCACCACCGCCTATCGCATCGGGGGAGACGATGTCCAGCTACGGTCGGGAGTGTTGCAACGCACCGTGGTGTCATTGCCGCGCAACAGGATCCGCTCGGTTTCCACCGATGCCCGACTGCTGCACCGGATGCTGGGGCTGACCGTGGTCACCGTCAGCACCGGACAGCAGGCCAGCACCGAGACCGCATTCGCGCTCGATGCGGTGCCGGCTGCCGAGGTGCCACACCTACGCGCGATCCTGCTGGCCGAATCGTTGGGGCCCGCTGCTGTCTACACCCAGGGCCAGGTGCTGGCCCGCTGGCAGCCGTCCTGGCTGCGCTACAGCGCATTGACCTTCGGCGGCTTGATCACCATCGGCGCCGCGGCCGGTGTGCTCAGTCAGACCGGAGTGCTTGGCGCATTGGATGATTCGCCGTGGGAGCAGGCCGGGGCCGGTCTGCTGAACAGTTTCGGCGTGGCGGCGGTGGTGGCCGCGGTCGTGGTGGCTCTGGTGCTGGCGTCGGTGGCGCTGTCGGTGGCGCAGTCGTTGCTGTCCTACGCCAATCTGGAGTTGCGGCGCGACGCCGACATCCTGCACCTGTCGCACGGGTTGGTGCGGGTCCGGGAACGCACGTTCGACATGCGCCGCCTGCGTGGTGGCACGCTGCGAGAGCCATTGCTCGTGCGGTTGTTCGGCGGGGCCCGGCTGGATGCGGTGATGACCGGGGTGGCCGGTGTCGGGGAGGCCTCGCAGCTGCTTCCGCCGTGTCCGCGCCAGACCGCCTCGACGGTGCTGCGCGGGCTGATCGGCGAGCCGCAGATCGTCGACGGTCCGCTGCGACCGCACGGTCCGGCGGCGGTGCGTCGACGCTGGATACGGGCGATGGCGTTGCCGGTCGTCGCGGCCGTTGCCCTGGCGGTGACCGCGTCGCTGACCGCGGTGCCGGTGTGGGCCTGGGTGATCGTCGGCCTGCTGGTGATCGCCGGCGCGGCGCTGGCCGCCGACCGGGCCCGCGCACTCGGACACCGGGTCGACAACGGTTGGCTGGCGGCGCGCGCCGGCAGCCTCGGACGGCGGCGCGACTGCGTGGCCGGAGCGGGCATCGTCGCGTGGACGGTGCGCCAGACGTGGCCGCAGCGCCGGGTCGGGGTCGCCACCCTGGTCGCGGCGACCGCGGCGGGGGTGAAACGTTACGAGGTGGTCGACGTTCCCGCCGACCAGGCGTGGGCGATCGCTGCGGCGGTCTCGCCGTGGGTCGGGGCCAGCAGCTGGGCTCGGGACTGA
- a CDS encoding DEAD/DEAH box helicase — protein sequence MRADAAPRSGSAGASNTQALRGWQRRALVKYLTGKPRDFLAVATPGAGKTTFALRIVAELLAEGTVETVTIVVPTEHLKVQWAQAAARHGIALDPKFSNSNSQTSSEYHGVVVTYAQVATHPARHRVRTENRRTLVVFDEIHHGGDAKSWGDAIREAFDDATRRLALTGTPFRSDDSAIPFVSYEEDAAGFKTSVADYTYGYSDALADGVVRPVMFMAYSGEARWRDSAGEEHAARLGEPLTAEQTARAWKTALNPKGEWMPAVIAAADTRLQGLRQHVPDAGGMIIASDQTTARAYAELLLKITGEAPTVVLSDDKGASDRISQFSAGTSRWLVAVRMVSEGVDVPRLAVGVYATSASTPLFFAQAIGRFVRSRQAGETASIFLPSVPNLLLLASEMEAQRNHVLGKPHRETLDDPLDAELAEQKRDEAGDEENKIEYLGADAELDQVIFDGSSFGTATPAGSEEEADYLGIPGLLDAASMRDLLRRRQEEQLTKRTEAGAPPAPRTTHGQLRELRSELNTLVSLAHHRTGRPHGWIHNELRRRCGGPPVAAATREQLQARIEAVRVLQRELTA from the coding sequence GTGCGGGCTGATGCAGCACCCAGGTCCGGTTCTGCTGGGGCGTCCAACACCCAGGCGTTGCGGGGCTGGCAGCGGCGGGCTCTGGTCAAATACCTGACGGGCAAGCCGCGAGACTTCCTGGCGGTGGCGACCCCCGGGGCCGGAAAGACCACCTTCGCGCTGCGCATCGTCGCCGAGCTGCTCGCCGAGGGCACCGTGGAGACCGTCACGATCGTCGTCCCGACCGAGCACCTCAAGGTCCAGTGGGCGCAGGCCGCGGCCCGGCACGGCATCGCGCTGGACCCGAAGTTCTCCAACTCCAACTCCCAGACCTCGTCGGAATACCACGGCGTGGTCGTCACCTACGCCCAGGTGGCCACCCATCCGGCCCGGCACCGGGTGCGCACCGAGAACCGCCGGACGCTGGTGGTGTTCGACGAGATCCACCACGGAGGTGACGCTAAGAGCTGGGGTGATGCGATCCGTGAGGCCTTCGACGACGCGACCCGCCGTCTCGCGCTGACCGGGACGCCGTTTCGCAGCGACGACAGCGCCATCCCGTTCGTCAGCTACGAAGAGGACGCCGCGGGCTTCAAGACTTCGGTGGCCGACTACACCTACGGTTACAGCGACGCGCTGGCCGACGGCGTGGTGCGGCCGGTGATGTTCATGGCCTACTCCGGTGAGGCTCGCTGGCGCGACAGCGCCGGGGAGGAGCACGCCGCCCGGCTCGGCGAACCGTTGACCGCCGAGCAGACCGCACGCGCGTGGAAGACCGCGCTGAACCCGAAGGGTGAATGGATGCCCGCGGTGATCGCCGCGGCTGACACCCGGCTGCAGGGGTTGCGCCAGCATGTCCCCGACGCCGGCGGAATGATCATCGCCTCCGACCAGACCACTGCCCGCGCCTACGCCGAGCTGCTGCTCAAGATCACCGGGGAGGCCCCGACGGTGGTGCTCTCCGACGACAAGGGCGCCTCGGACCGCATCTCGCAGTTCTCGGCGGGCACCTCGCGGTGGCTGGTCGCGGTGCGGATGGTCTCCGAGGGCGTCGACGTGCCACGACTGGCCGTGGGCGTGTACGCAACCAGTGCGTCGACGCCGTTGTTCTTCGCCCAGGCCATCGGACGGTTCGTCCGGTCCCGCCAGGCGGGCGAGACCGCCAGCATCTTCCTACCGTCGGTGCCGAACCTGCTGCTGCTGGCCAGCGAGATGGAGGCGCAGCGCAACCACGTGCTGGGCAAGCCGCACCGCGAGACGCTGGACGATCCGCTCGACGCCGAACTCGCCGAGCAGAAGCGCGACGAGGCCGGCGACGAGGAGAACAAGATCGAGTACCTCGGCGCCGACGCCGAACTCGACCAGGTGATCTTCGACGGGTCCTCCTTCGGCACGGCCACCCCCGCCGGCAGCGAGGAGGAGGCCGACTACCTCGGCATCCCCGGCCTGCTCGATGCCGCGTCCATGCGGGATCTGTTGCGGCGCAGGCAAGAAGAGCAACTCACCAAGCGCACCGAAGCGGGCGCGCCCCCGGCGCCGAGGACCACCCATGGCCAGCTCCGCGAGCTGCGCAGCGAACTCAACACGCTGGTGTCGCTAGCCCACCATCGCACCGGCCGGCCGCACGGCTGGATCCACAACGAGCTGCGCCGCCGGTGCGGGGGCCCGCCGGTGGCGGCTGCGACGCGTGAACAACTGCAGGCCCGCATCGAGGCGGTTCGGGTGCTACAGCGCGAGCTGACGGCGTAG
- a CDS encoding HAD-IIA family hydrolase, whose translation MAIGGVLFDIDGVLVTSWKPIPGAAQTLQALARHQVACAYLTNTTTRTRVQIAELLTDAGMAVAPDEVITAAVLTAEYVRSRYPGARCLLVNSGQIAEDMPGIDLVYSSEFSGPQAPAAPDVVLLGGAGPEYSHLTLSWVYDWMAQGVPVVAMHRSTSWTTTDGLRIDTGMYLIGMEETSGRKATAVGKPAPEGFLAAAGRLGVDPDEMYMIGDDLNNDVLAAQVVGMTGVLVRTGKFRQDTLDRWAADEFAMQPNHVIDSVADLPGLLEL comes from the coding sequence ATGGCTATCGGTGGAGTGCTCTTCGACATCGATGGCGTGTTGGTGACCTCGTGGAAGCCGATCCCCGGCGCCGCGCAGACGCTGCAGGCACTGGCCAGGCACCAGGTCGCCTGCGCTTATCTGACCAACACCACCACCCGTACCCGGGTGCAGATCGCCGAACTGCTCACCGACGCGGGTATGGCGGTGGCGCCCGACGAGGTGATCACCGCCGCGGTGTTGACCGCAGAGTACGTGCGCAGCCGTTATCCCGGCGCCCGGTGTCTGCTGGTCAACAGCGGGCAGATCGCCGAGGACATGCCCGGTATCGACCTCGTCTACTCCAGCGAGTTCAGTGGACCGCAGGCCCCGGCGGCGCCCGATGTGGTGCTGCTGGGCGGTGCCGGTCCGGAGTACAGCCACCTGACCCTGTCCTGGGTGTATGACTGGATGGCACAAGGGGTTCCGGTGGTGGCGATGCACCGCAGTACCTCGTGGACCACCACCGACGGGCTGCGCATCGACACCGGCATGTACCTGATCGGGATGGAGGAGACCTCGGGACGCAAAGCGACCGCGGTCGGCAAGCCGGCGCCGGAGGGATTCCTGGCCGCGGCCGGGCGGCTCGGCGTGGATCCCGACGAGATGTACATGATCGGTGACGATCTCAACAACGACGTGCTGGCCGCTCAGGTGGTCGGGATGACCGGGGTGCTGGTGCGCACCGGCAAGTTCCGCCAGGACACCCTGGATCGTTGGGCGGCAGACGAATTCGCGATGCAGCCCAACCACGTCATCGACTCGGTCGCCGACTTGCCGGGGCTGCTCGAGCTGTAG
- a CDS encoding SRPBCC family protein: MEETMIVHTTVDAPAATVFAALADPANHAAIDGTGWVREPVDGERITGVGQIFRMAMYHDNHPDGAYEMANTVIAFQPDRVIAWEPGQPGADGVVEGGGWTWRYDLQPQGDGQTRVTLTYDWSAVPAAFREQIEFPPFPAEHLHNSLANLAELVAG, from the coding sequence ATGGAAGAGACCATGATCGTGCACACCACCGTCGATGCCCCCGCTGCCACCGTGTTCGCCGCACTGGCCGATCCCGCCAACCACGCCGCGATCGACGGCACCGGCTGGGTTCGTGAACCCGTCGACGGCGAGCGCATCACCGGTGTGGGGCAGATCTTCCGGATGGCGATGTACCACGACAACCATCCCGACGGTGCCTACGAGATGGCCAACACGGTGATCGCGTTCCAACCCGACCGGGTCATCGCCTGGGAGCCCGGGCAGCCCGGCGCGGACGGCGTTGTCGAAGGCGGCGGCTGGACCTGGCGTTACGACCTCCAGCCGCAGGGCGATGGGCAGACGCGCGTGACGTTGACCTACGACTGGTCGGCGGTGCCGGCGGCGTTTCGCGAGCAGATCGAGTTCCCGCCGTTTCCGGCCGAGCACCTACACAATTCGCTGGCCAACCTGGCAGAACTGGTGGCGGGCTGA